The Tenrec ecaudatus isolate mTenEca1 chromosome 9, mTenEca1.hap1, whole genome shotgun sequence genome window below encodes:
- the LOC142456283 gene encoding uncharacterized protein LOC142456283, producing the protein MERCMSNLTVCSLAYNGRLEELKESILADNSLAMRTDQDNRTPLHWACLVGHTEIVEFLLQLGVPVNDEDDAGWSPLHIAASAGQDEIVKALLGKGDQVNAVNQNGCTPLHYAASKNRHEIAVMLLEGGANPDAKDHFEATALHWAAAKGNLKMIYILLYYKAPTNIHDTEGNTPLHLACDEERVEEAKLLVSLGASIYIENKEEKTPLQVAKGGLG; encoded by the coding sequence ATGGAGAGGTGTATGTCTAACCTGACGGTTTGCAGCTTGGCCTACAATGGGAGGCTGGAGGAGTTGAAGGAGAGCATCTTAGCCGATAACTCCCTGGCTATGAGAACGGACCAGGACAACAGAACACCATTGCACTGGGCATGTTTGGTGGGACATACCGAAATAGTTGAGTTCTTGCTGCAACTTGGAGTGCCAGTGAATGATGAAGATGATGCAGGTTGGTCTCCTCTTCATATCGCTGCTTCTGCTGGCCAGGACGAGATTGTCAAGGCCCTTCTGGGCAAAGGTGACCAAGTGAATGCTGTCAATCAAAATGGCTGCACTCCCCTGCATTACGCAGCTTCCAAAAACAGGCATGAGATTGCTGTCATGTTATTAGAAGGTGGGGCTAATCCAGATGCTAAGGACCATTTTGAGGCTACAGCATTGCACTGGGCAGCAGCCAAGGGTAACTTGAAGATGATTTATATCCTTCTGTACTACAAAGCACCCACAAATATCCATGACACTGAGGGAAACACTCCTCTACACTTAGCCTGTGACGAGGAGAGAGTTGAAGAAGCGAAACTGCTGGTGTCCCTCGGAGCAAGTATTTACATTGAGAATAAAGAAGAAAAGACACCCCTGCAAGTGGCCAAAGGCGGCTTGGGCTAG